Proteins co-encoded in one Halococcoides cellulosivorans genomic window:
- a CDS encoding hotdog family protein translates to MPCESGRNTALESWAATSAQVVDSVMAANRAAFVAMGVDQSERRADDPDRSEWSIDRSVESAPLSVGDRVTVSKPLERRDLERYAISTGDRTPIEATEIDGERLIQGPMLDGIAGAALSRLPGQTVPLSMDLAYQAPVPIGERIAADCEIVEDLGADQFRLSVTVHGDGSVYADGESVVLME, encoded by the coding sequence ATGCCCTGTGAGTCCGGTCGGAACACGGCGCTGGAGTCCTGGGCGGCCACCTCCGCCCAGGTCGTCGACAGCGTGATGGCGGCCAACAGGGCCGCTTTCGTCGCGATGGGCGTCGATCAGAGCGAGCGTCGCGCCGATGACCCCGACCGATCCGAATGGTCGATCGACCGCTCCGTCGAGAGCGCCCCGCTCTCGGTCGGGGATCGGGTCACAGTCTCGAAACCCCTCGAACGCCGCGATCTCGAACGGTACGCCATCTCGACGGGCGATCGGACGCCGATCGAAGCCACCGAGATCGACGGCGAACGCCTGATCCAGGGGCCGATGCTCGACGGCATCGCCGGCGCCGCGCTCTCACGCTTGCCGGGCCAGACGGTCCCGCTCTCGATGGATCTCGCCTACCAGGCGCCCGTCCCGATCGGTGAGCGGATCGCCGCCGACTGTGAGATCGTCGAGGACCTCGGCGCCGACCAGTTCCGCCTGTCGGTCACCGTCCACGGTGACGGATCGGTCTACGCCGACGGCGAGTCGGTCGTCCTGATGGAGTAG
- the cgi121 gene encoding KEOPS complex subunit Cgi121 — MAIVTGRFDGHRDRALDSIAAIDDAHDGPVQAIDARYLVGREHLTRAVELAERERAAGDAIARDPAVEILLYAAGRRQIDRALEMGLDSEAHDVAVVAPEAAIETLRAADWLDPGPVFEAIDRERVRSYFEISDSELAATRGDLTDLVLERVALLVVDR; from the coding sequence ATGGCGATCGTCACCGGCCGCTTCGACGGGCATCGTGACCGGGCGCTCGATTCGATCGCGGCGATCGACGACGCCCACGACGGCCCGGTACAGGCCATCGACGCCCGGTATCTCGTCGGGCGCGAGCACCTTACGCGCGCGGTCGAACTGGCCGAGCGCGAGCGCGCGGCCGGTGACGCGATCGCGCGCGATCCCGCGGTTGAGATCCTGCTGTACGCCGCCGGGCGTCGCCAGATCGATCGCGCCCTGGAGATGGGGCTGGACAGCGAGGCCCACGACGTCGCGGTCGTCGCCCCCGAGGCGGCGATCGAGACGCTTCGGGCGGCCGACTGGCTCGATCCCGGTCCCGTCTTCGAGGCGATCGATCGCGAGCGCGTACGCTCGTATTTCGAGATTTCGGATAGCGAACTCGCGGCGACCCGCGGTGACCTCACGGATCTCGTACTCGAACGGGTGGCGCTGCTCGTCGTCGATCGGTAA
- a CDS encoding ATP-dependent DNA helicase, with translation MEPAAIPGVPEWVPEVLSERGVEELYPPQAAAVEAGVTQSENLVASVPTASGKTLIAELAITSRLADGTALYIVPLRALASEKRDTFADLEAYGIDVGVATGRYEESGAWLADCDLVVATSEKVDSLVRNDAPWIDDLSVVVADEVHLVDDGNRGPTLEVTLAKLRQRNPDLQTVALSATIGNAGELADWLDAALVDSEWRPIELQMGVHYGQSVHVEDGSQRELAVESGENQTAAIVRETIREDGSTLVFVNSRRNAEAAARRLAGTTGSELAPGERDRLETLAQEVRQVSDTDTSADLADALEDGAAFHHAGLASEHRAIVEDAFRERLCKAVVATPTLAAGVNTPARRVVVRDWQRYDGTAGGMVPLSVLEVHQMCGRAGRPGLDPYGEALLLASGHEELEELFDRYVWADPEPVRSKLAAEPALRMHVLATVASGFANSRATLLDFLDRTLYATQTPDRAQIERVTDDVIAYLERQDFLDRSDGLAATGLGHTVSRLYVDPMSAAVVLDGLRAADGEPSALGLYHLVARTPDMYELYLRSGEDETYTEELYEREAELLGPTPSEFGDQFEDWLSALKTARLLEDWAEECEESEITDRYDVGPGDLRGKVETSEWLLGAAESLATEAGLDCGPAIARARQRVADGVGAELLDLVGISEVGRKRARRLHDAGLESPADVREADPGVVLGALEGRRLTTETILENAGHPDPDLSEVEPVTPDGEAIESSDSGAETSAGAASDDRDTSEDQASLGEF, from the coding sequence ATGGAACCCGCGGCGATCCCGGGCGTGCCCGAGTGGGTCCCCGAGGTGCTGTCTGAGCGCGGCGTCGAGGAGTTGTACCCACCCCAGGCCGCCGCGGTCGAGGCCGGCGTCACACAATCGGAGAACCTGGTCGCGAGCGTGCCGACCGCCAGCGGGAAGACGCTGATCGCGGAACTCGCGATCACGTCCCGCCTGGCCGACGGCACCGCACTGTATATCGTCCCCTTGCGCGCGCTCGCGAGCGAGAAACGCGATACGTTTGCCGATCTGGAAGCGTACGGTATCGACGTCGGCGTGGCCACCGGGCGCTACGAAGAGTCGGGGGCGTGGCTCGCGGACTGCGATCTCGTCGTCGCGACTTCGGAGAAGGTGGACTCGCTGGTGCGCAACGATGCGCCCTGGATCGACGACCTCTCGGTCGTCGTCGCGGACGAGGTGCATCTGGTCGACGACGGGAATCGTGGCCCCACGCTGGAGGTCACACTCGCGAAGCTCAGACAGCGCAATCCCGACCTCCAGACGGTCGCGCTCTCGGCGACGATCGGGAACGCGGGCGAACTCGCCGACTGGCTCGACGCCGCACTCGTCGATTCCGAGTGGCGGCCCATCGAGTTGCAGATGGGCGTCCACTACGGCCAGTCGGTTCACGTCGAGGACGGCAGCCAACGCGAGTTGGCGGTCGAATCCGGCGAGAACCAGACTGCTGCGATCGTCCGGGAGACCATCCGGGAAGACGGCTCGACCCTGGTCTTCGTCAACTCCAGGCGCAACGCCGAGGCCGCCGCGCGGCGTCTCGCCGGGACGACCGGGTCGGAACTCGCTCCCGGCGAGCGCGACCGCCTCGAAACGCTCGCTCAGGAGGTCCGCCAGGTCAGCGACACCGACACCAGCGCGGACCTGGCCGACGCGCTCGAAGACGGCGCGGCGTTTCATCACGCAGGCCTGGCGAGCGAACACCGCGCGATCGTCGAAGACGCCTTTCGCGAGCGACTCTGCAAGGCCGTCGTCGCGACGCCGACGCTCGCCGCGGGCGTGAACACTCCCGCGCGGCGGGTCGTCGTGCGGGACTGGCAACGCTACGACGGCACCGCGGGCGGGATGGTCCCACTCTCGGTGCTCGAAGTCCACCAGATGTGTGGCCGGGCGGGCCGACCCGGGCTGGATCCCTACGGCGAAGCACTCCTTCTCGCTTCGGGCCACGAGGAACTCGAAGAGCTGTTCGATCGGTACGTCTGGGCCGATCCCGAACCCGTCCGATCGAAACTCGCCGCCGAGCCAGCGCTCCGGATGCACGTGCTCGCGACCGTGGCCTCGGGCTTTGCGAACAGTCGGGCGACACTGTTGGACTTTCTGGATCGGACGCTGTATGCCACTCAGACCCCCGATCGCGCCCAGATCGAACGCGTGACCGACGACGTGATCGCGTATCTCGAGCGCCAGGACTTTCTCGACCGGTCGGACGGCCTCGCGGCGACCGGCCTGGGCCACACCGTCTCGCGACTCTATGTCGATCCGATGAGCGCGGCGGTCGTCCTCGACGGCCTGCGCGCGGCCGACGGCGAGCCCTCCGCACTCGGCCTCTATCACCTCGTCGCGCGCACGCCCGATATGTACGAACTCTACCTCCGATCGGGCGAGGACGAGACCTACACCGAGGAACTCTACGAGCGCGAGGCCGAACTCCTGGGGCCGACACCCAGCGAGTTCGGTGATCAGTTCGAGGACTGGCTGTCCGCACTCAAGACCGCGCGCCTGCTCGAAGACTGGGCCGAGGAGTGCGAGGAATCGGAGATTACCGACCGGTACGACGTCGGGCCCGGCGATCTGCGGGGCAAAGTCGAGACTTCGGAGTGGCTGCTCGGCGCGGCCGAATCGCTCGCGACCGAGGCCGGTCTGGACTGCGGGCCCGCGATCGCTCGCGCTCGCCAGCGCGTTGCCGACGGGGTCGGCGCGGAACTGCTCGATCTCGTGGGGATCAGTGAGGTCGGCCGGAAACGCGCGCGTCGCCTCCACGACGCCGGTCTCGAATCGCCCGCAGACGTCCGTGAGGCCGATCCGGGGGTCGTCCTCGGCGCGCTGGAGGGGCGTCGCCTGACGACCGAGACGATCCTCGAAAACGCCGGCCACCCCGACCCCGATCTGTCCGAGGTGGAACCCGTCACGCCCGACGGCGAGGCCATCGAATCGAGCGATTCGGGGGCCGAGACGTCCGCCGGGGCGGCCAGCGACGATCGAGACACGAGCGAGGATCAGGCCAGTCTGGGTGAGTTCTGA
- the citZ gene encoding citrate synthase, which yields MTDELAKGLEDVLVTESSLSFIDGEAGTLRYRGYPIDVLARNASFEETLALLWEGSLPTESELATFRERMAAERSVDPGVIETVRELAAREENPMAALRTAVSMLSAYDPENGDSATDDAELTRHMGRRITAKMPTIVAAYKRLRDGSEPVEPREDLDHAANFLYMLDGEVPDQTLADVFDMALVVHADHGINASTFAAMVTVSTESDVYSGVTSAIGTLKGDLHGGANQNVMRMLQEVDESDRSAVEWAREALESGRRIPGFGHRVYDVKDPRAKILSAKSKALGNAAGELKWYSYSRAIEEFMDKEVGIAPNVDFYSASMYYEMGIPIDIYTPIFAMSRVGGWVANVLEYREDNRLIRPRARYVGPDEQSFTRIDDR from the coding sequence ATGACTGACGAGCTCGCGAAGGGGCTCGAGGACGTGCTGGTCACGGAGTCGTCGCTCTCCTTCATCGACGGCGAGGCGGGCACGCTTCGGTACCGGGGCTATCCGATCGACGTGCTGGCGCGCAACGCCAGTTTCGAAGAGACGCTCGCGCTCCTCTGGGAGGGGTCGCTCCCTACGGAGAGCGAACTGGCGACCTTTCGCGAGCGCATGGCCGCCGAGCGATCGGTCGACCCGGGTGTGATCGAGACGGTCCGGGAACTCGCTGCGCGCGAGGAAAACCCGATGGCGGCGCTGCGGACCGCCGTCTCGATGCTCTCGGCGTACGACCCCGAGAACGGAGACAGCGCGACCGACGACGCCGAACTTACCCGCCACATGGGTCGTCGCATCACCGCAAAGATGCCGACGATCGTCGCCGCCTACAAGCGCCTGCGCGACGGGTCGGAACCGGTCGAGCCGCGTGAAGACTTAGATCACGCCGCGAACTTTCTGTACATGCTCGACGGCGAGGTCCCCGACCAGACGCTCGCGGACGTCTTCGACATGGCGCTGGTGGTCCACGCCGACCACGGCATCAACGCCTCGACGTTCGCCGCGATGGTGACCGTCTCCACCGAATCGGACGTCTACAGCGGCGTCACGAGTGCGATCGGGACGCTCAAAGGCGACCTCCACGGCGGCGCGAACCAGAACGTCATGCGGATGCTCCAGGAGGTCGACGAGAGCGACCGCTCCGCAGTCGAGTGGGCCCGCGAGGCCCTTGAGAGTGGCCGGCGCATCCCTGGCTTCGGCCACCGCGTCTACGACGTCAAAGACCCGCGCGCGAAGATCCTCAGCGCGAAATCGAAGGCGCTGGGCAACGCCGCGGGCGAACTCAAGTGGTACTCGTACAGTCGCGCCATCGAGGAGTTCATGGACAAAGAGGTCGGGATCGCGCCGAACGTCGATTTCTACTCGGCGTCGATGTACTACGAGATGGGCATCCCGATCGACATCTATACACCCATCTTCGCCATGTCGCGCGTCGGCGGGTGGGTCGCGAACGTCCTCGAATACCGCGAGGACAATCGCCTCATCCGCCCGCGGGCGCGGTACGTCGGGCCCGACGAACAGTCCTTTACGCGGATCGACGACCGCTGA
- a CDS encoding DUF5658 family protein: MNSEYTVERATNAVERYRHRIDQSVTAGRIELLLWGAVLAGLVADMATTTVGLEAGLTEGNPLMRWGISVWGPAALVGLKVPIVAVAVGLRLYRVDFGYAAALGLAVLWNVVAAINVVAMV, encoded by the coding sequence ATGAATTCCGAGTACACAGTCGAGCGCGCAACCAATGCCGTCGAGCGGTATCGTCACCGAATCGACCAGTCCGTCACGGCTGGTCGGATCGAACTCCTGCTGTGGGGGGCCGTTCTGGCGGGCCTCGTGGCAGACATGGCCACCACGACGGTCGGACTCGAAGCGGGGCTCACCGAGGGGAACCCGCTGATGCGGTGGGGGATCTCGGTGTGGGGTCCGGCGGCACTCGTGGGGCTCAAGGTGCCCATCGTCGCCGTCGCGGTCGGCTTACGGCTCTATCGAGTCGATTTCGGGTACGCCGCCGCGCTCGGCCTGGCCGTGCTCTGGAACGTGGTGGCGGCGATCAACGTCGTCGCGATGGTGTGA
- the trpA gene encoding tryptophan synthase subunit alpha gives MSLDGVFDEPAFVPYLVAGDPDRESSKAYVEALAEGGADVIELGLPFSEPIAEGPTIQSAIVRALQAGMTPDRYFTFVEELDIDVPVVCMTYYNLLYQYGDSDGPRSFVERAAEAGIAGFVVPDLPAEEAGPLREACDEFGLDLIFIVAPTTTDDRLATMREVTSGYVYVQARLGVTGARDDVSDQTGATLARVADWPVPKAVGFGIKTREHARDIVAGGADGIIVGSALVDIVARGASEDRSIDTVAQEVREKAAALKAGAIDGGRDRVDSTTD, from the coding sequence ATGAGCCTCGACGGCGTGTTCGACGAGCCAGCCTTCGTTCCGTATCTCGTCGCGGGCGATCCCGACCGCGAATCGTCGAAAGCCTACGTCGAGGCGCTCGCCGAGGGCGGCGCGGACGTCATCGAACTCGGCCTGCCCTTTTCGGAACCGATCGCGGAAGGGCCGACGATCCAGTCCGCGATCGTGCGCGCGCTTCAGGCGGGGATGACGCCCGATCGCTACTTTACTTTTGTCGAGGAGTTGGACATCGACGTGCCGGTCGTCTGTATGACCTACTACAACCTCCTGTATCAGTACGGCGACAGCGACGGGCCGCGGTCGTTCGTCGAACGGGCGGCCGAGGCGGGGATCGCGGGCTTCGTCGTGCCGGATCTGCCCGCCGAGGAGGCCGGGCCGTTGCGTGAGGCGTGTGACGAGTTCGGCCTGGATCTGATCTTCATCGTCGCGCCGACGACGACCGACGATCGCCTCGCGACCATGCGCGAAGTGACCTCGGGGTACGTCTACGTCCAGGCGCGACTGGGCGTGACGGGCGCTCGCGACGACGTCTCGGATCAGACCGGCGCGACACTCGCGCGCGTCGCGGACTGGCCGGTCCCGAAAGCCGTCGGGTTCGGGATCAAGACGCGCGAACACGCCCGCGACATCGTCGCTGGTGGGGCCGACGGCATCATCGTCGGCTCCGCACTCGTCGACATCGTCGCTCGGGGCGCGAGCGAGGATCGCTCGATCGACACGGTCGCCCAGGAGGTACGCGAGAAAGCCGCCGCACTCAAAGCCGGGGCGATCGACGGCGGGCGCGATCGGGTCGACTCGACGACTGACTGA
- the trpB gene encoding tryptophan synthase subunit beta has protein sequence MTDSHDGKFGRYGGQYVPEALMPAIEELREAYERYVLDGADDFPTELRDRLADFGGRPTPLQYAEALSDRYDTNVYLKREDLLHGGAHKLNNALGQVLLAKYMGKDRIIAETGAGQHGTATAMAAAHLGMPCEVYMGETDMERQRPNVQRMRLNGATVTPVTTGRGTLKEAISETMRDWASNVEDTHYVIGSIVGPDPFPEMVRDFQSIIGEEAREQIREKTGGLPDSVVACAGGGSNTMGAFHEFRDDCAEPRSADDSSGQRPRDHVDLIAVEAGGSSLEVDEERGVAPNSATLSTGDEGVLHGARTKLLQDADGQILESHSVSAGLDYSGVGPELAHLVDTGRVQAANVDDDDALEAFHRVSRLEGIIPALETAHAFAYLEAHPDALGETTIVNVSGRGDKDLETVIEQTRDRDLDAAAALDDPTEGAEGER, from the coding sequence ATGACAGACTCACACGACGGCAAATTCGGACGATACGGCGGCCAGTACGTGCCGGAGGCGCTCATGCCGGCCATCGAAGAACTGCGTGAGGCCTACGAACGATACGTTCTGGACGGGGCCGACGACTTTCCGACGGAACTTCGCGATCGACTCGCGGACTTCGGGGGCCGACCGACGCCGTTGCAGTACGCCGAGGCGCTGAGCGACCGATACGACACGAACGTCTATCTCAAACGCGAGGACCTGCTGCACGGCGGTGCGCACAAACTGAACAACGCGCTCGGACAGGTCTTGCTCGCGAAGTACATGGGCAAAGACCGGATCATCGCCGAGACCGGGGCAGGCCAGCACGGCACTGCGACGGCGATGGCGGCCGCCCATCTGGGCATGCCCTGTGAGGTGTACATGGGCGAGACCGACATGGAACGTCAGCGGCCCAACGTCCAGCGGATGCGTCTCAACGGTGCGACCGTCACGCCCGTGACGACCGGGCGGGGGACGCTCAAGGAGGCCATCTCCGAGACGATGCGCGACTGGGCGAGTAACGTCGAGGACACCCACTACGTCATCGGATCGATCGTCGGGCCGGACCCGTTCCCCGAGATGGTCCGGGACTTCCAGTCGATCATCGGCGAGGAGGCCCGCGAACAGATCCGCGAGAAGACTGGGGGGCTGCCCGACTCGGTCGTCGCGTGTGCGGGCGGCGGGTCGAACACGATGGGCGCGTTCCACGAGTTCCGAGACGACTGCGCGGAACCACGTTCCGCGGACGATTCGAGCGGGCAGCGCCCGCGAGACCACGTGGACCTGATCGCCGTCGAAGCCGGCGGCTCGTCGCTGGAGGTCGACGAGGAGCGCGGCGTCGCGCCCAACTCCGCGACGCTGTCGACCGGCGACGAGGGCGTCCTCCACGGCGCGCGCACGAAACTCCTGCAGGACGCGGACGGCCAGATCCTCGAATCCCACAGCGTCTCGGCCGGCCTGGACTACTCGGGGGTCGGCCCGGAACTCGCCCACCTCGTCGACACCGGGCGGGTGCAGGCTGCGAACGTCGACGACGACGACGCGCTCGAAGCGTTCCATCGCGTCTCCCGCCTGGAGGGGATCATCCCCGCGCTGGAGACCGCCCACGCGTTCGCGTACCTCGAAGCACATCCCGACGCGCTCGGTGAGACGACGATCGTCAACGTCTCGGGTCGTGGTGACAAGGACCTCGAAACGGTCATCGAGCAGACGCGCGACCGTGATCTGGACGCCGCGGCGGCGCTCGACGACCCGACCGAGGGCGCGGAGGGCGAGCGATGA
- the trpC gene encoding indole-3-glycerol phosphate synthase: MVADDEIDPAVRSILDAARERTVEADRIAADARSLPDAFAAARADGRVPVIAEVKPTSPTTDGVRETDPVAAAEAMVAGGAAALSVLTEPEHFGGSPETLDRVRAAVDVPVLRKDFVVREAQLDAVAADVVLLIVRFLDETGTDDLADLIDAARERGFQVLVETHSRAELDEALDAGATIVGVNNRDLAELTVDLGTVERVAPAIPEDVTSIAESGIATPDDVTRMCEAGADGLLVGSAIMSGPIEATTERLVGATCPDAETERTH; encoded by the coding sequence ATGGTGGCTGATGACGAGATCGATCCGGCCGTCCGGTCGATCCTCGACGCCGCACGCGAGCGGACCGTCGAGGCCGATCGGATCGCCGCCGACGCACGATCGCTTCCGGACGCGTTCGCGGCGGCCCGCGCCGACGGTCGCGTCCCCGTGATTGCAGAGGTGAAGCCGACGAGTCCGACGACCGACGGCGTTCGCGAGACCGATCCGGTCGCCGCGGCGGAGGCGATGGTCGCGGGCGGCGCGGCCGCCCTGTCGGTGCTGACCGAACCCGAGCACTTCGGGGGGTCTCCCGAGACACTCGACCGGGTGCGCGCGGCGGTCGACGTCCCGGTCCTCCGGAAGGACTTCGTCGTCAGGGAGGCCCAACTCGACGCCGTCGCGGCCGATGTCGTCCTGCTGATCGTGCGCTTTCTGGACGAAACGGGCACCGACGACCTGGCCGACCTGATCGACGCGGCCCGCGAGCGCGGGTTTCAGGTGCTCGTCGAAACCCATTCCCGGGCGGAACTCGACGAGGCACTCGACGCCGGAGCCACGATCGTCGGTGTGAACAACCGCGATCTGGCCGAACTCACGGTCGATCTGGGCACCGTCGAACGGGTCGCGCCCGCGATTCCCGAGGACGTCACGTCGATCGCAGAGAGCGGGATCGCGACGCCCGACGACGTGACACGGATGTGCGAGGCGGGGGCAGACGGCCTGCTCGTCGGGTCAGCGATCATGAGCGGGCCCATCGAGGCGACGACCGAACGACTCGTCGGGGCAACCTGTCCCGACGCTGAGACCGAGCGAACACACTGA
- a CDS encoding flippase activity-associated protein Agl23, with the protein MRLPERVTGLWTQIRRADVRALVGVIVALALVVRLVDLGTRMAHWDEARVAYWTLRTVETSAWAYRPIIHGPLLQHVGGVLFEVVEPTDFVIRLPVAVVGGLLPAVALLVRSRLDRREVLALAMVLAADPVLVYYGRFFRSDVPLAAFALLALGAAIRAIDTDDARWWPVVGLAAGLALATKENAILYPVAWAGAVVVTVALAHPAIDRADTDLGRARDGIATVVDHARRGWPWLVGGLALAVGVVVITYAPRTAGPTGGIEDLLAHPASLGAILDAVLVDAPTDLIDLWVTGDVRGHSVPLYLGYGVAVLVAGSLGTVLAAAVGAARDRRPLVVFATVWGVASVVGYAVAADVRAPWLAVHAIVALAIPAAVGLAKLSERVSDRVRKATVSGWPELPDRTTGIDRRSTLAVALLTVIAVHTAVVGGVLAYQHPEPRLNFIAQGAQPGENAKPTLDRVASVSVDGPEVAWVGGYAVRDERATLTAPPPSAWFERLPLPWYVERAGLEQISVADPADLDDPPPVVIGPAADRDRFAPLLDGYEVTTFARFRHGSPHTYRVGPWSYTVEGESAVIWMDRDVG; encoded by the coding sequence GTGAGGCTGCCCGAACGCGTCACCGGTCTGTGGACGCAAATTCGGCGGGCCGACGTCCGCGCCCTCGTCGGCGTGATCGTCGCGCTCGCACTCGTCGTTCGGCTGGTCGATCTGGGGACGCGGATGGCCCACTGGGACGAGGCTCGCGTGGCGTACTGGACGCTCCGAACGGTCGAGACCAGCGCGTGGGCGTACCGCCCGATCATCCACGGACCGCTGCTCCAGCACGTCGGCGGCGTCCTGTTCGAGGTCGTCGAACCGACCGATTTCGTCATACGCCTCCCGGTCGCGGTCGTCGGCGGTCTCCTCCCCGCGGTCGCGTTGCTGGTCCGGTCCAGACTCGACCGCCGGGAAGTCCTCGCGCTCGCGATGGTCCTCGCCGCCGATCCCGTTCTGGTGTACTACGGCCGATTCTTCCGGAGTGACGTGCCCCTCGCGGCGTTCGCCTTGCTCGCACTCGGCGCGGCGATCCGAGCGATCGACACCGACGACGCGCGCTGGTGGCCCGTCGTCGGCCTCGCGGCGGGACTTGCACTCGCGACCAAAGAGAACGCGATTCTCTACCCCGTCGCGTGGGCGGGCGCGGTGGTCGTAACGGTCGCACTCGCCCACCCCGCGATCGACCGGGCCGATACCGATCTCGGGCGCGCGCGAGACGGGATCGCAACGGTCGTCGACCACGCCCGGCGCGGGTGGCCCTGGCTCGTCGGCGGCCTCGCCCTCGCGGTCGGCGTCGTCGTGATCACGTACGCGCCCCGGACGGCGGGTCCGACCGGCGGGATCGAAGACCTGCTCGCCCACCCCGCATCGCTCGGGGCGATCCTCGACGCCGTTCTCGTCGACGCGCCCACAGACCTGATCGACCTCTGGGTCACCGGCGACGTTCGCGGCCACAGCGTCCCACTCTACCTTGGCTATGGCGTCGCGGTGCTGGTGGCTGGCTCGCTCGGGACGGTGCTGGCCGCGGCGGTCGGCGCGGCGCGCGACCGGCGACCGCTGGTCGTCTTCGCGACGGTCTGGGGCGTGGCGAGCGTCGTAGGCTACGCGGTCGCGGCCGACGTGCGCGCACCCTGGCTGGCGGTTCACGCGATCGTCGCGCTCGCGATTCCCGCCGCCGTCGGTCTCGCGAAGCTTTCGGAGCGTGTGTCCGATCGCGTCCGCAAAGCGACCGTGAGTGGCTGGCCCGAACTCCCCGACCGCACGACCGGCATCGACCGGCGATCCACACTCGCGGTGGCCCTCCTCACCGTCATCGCGGTCCACACCGCCGTCGTCGGGGGCGTCCTGGCCTACCAGCACCCCGAACCGCGCCTGAATTTCATCGCCCAGGGCGCCCAGCCTGGCGAGAACGCGAAACCGACGCTGGATCGGGTCGCGAGCGTCTCGGTCGACGGTCCCGAGGTAGCCTGGGTCGGCGGGTACGCGGTCCGCGACGAGCGCGCGACCCTGACCGCGCCCCCGCCGAGCGCGTGGTTCGAGCGCCTCCCGTTGCCGTGGTACGTCGAGCGCGCGGGCCTCGAACAGATCAGCGTCGCCGATCCCGCCGATCTGGACGACCCGCCGCCGGTCGTGATCGGCCCCGCCGCGGATCGCGACCGGTTCGCCCCCCTCCTCGACGGCTACGAGGTGACCACATTCGCGCGCTTCCGACACGGCAGCCCCCACACCTACCGGGTCGGGCCCTGGTCGTACACCGTCGAGGGCGAGTCCGCGGTGATCTGGATGGATCGCGACGTCGGGTGA